One part of the Pseudemcibacter aquimaris genome encodes these proteins:
- a CDS encoding Rid family hydrolase, giving the protein MSKLTKIAAALVIGGLTAFSANAQEIERTSKGFLDPGIAIPAGAETYYMSGKGNHAWGEGCMTREERQAKGDECKPGDMYEQGKAIFESFKTQLEDAGWSLSDVVMLRIYGVPGEDGKVDSAAFNKAYREYFGENSTSGNTNLPSRTFVGIHSLVVPGWLVEVEARAIRMPK; this is encoded by the coding sequence ATGTCTAAACTAACTAAAATCGCAGCGGCACTGGTTATCGGTGGTCTAACTGCTTTTTCTGCAAATGCACAAGAAATCGAAAGAACAAGTAAAGGTTTCCTAGATCCAGGTATCGCAATCCCTGCTGGTGCAGAAACATATTACATGAGTGGTAAAGGTAACCACGCGTGGGGCGAAGGTTGCATGACACGCGAAGAGCGCCAAGCAAAAGGCGACGAATGTAAGCCGGGCGATATGTATGAACAAGGTAAAGCAATTTTCGAATCTTTCAAAACTCAGCTTGAAGACGCTGGTTGGTCACTAAGCGATGTTGTTATGCTTCGTATTTATGGTGTACCGGGTGAAGACGGCAAAGTTGATTCAGCAGCATTCAACAAAGCATACCGTGAATATTTCGGTGAAAATTCAACAAGCGGTAACACAAACCTTCCATCACGTACATTCGTAGGTATTCATTCACTTGTTGTACCAGGTTGGTTGGTTGAAGTTGAAGCACGCGCCATCCGCATGCCAAAATAA